The sequence GGCTTAGTATGGGTAGTTTCCTTGGTGCCCTCTGTCATTCTATTTTGTGCccttaatgattttatttaataaggATCCATGTGCAAGTATCAACAGTTTTTGGGATCTGAATGTAGTATTGTAGTTCAGGCATTGCTTTCCCAAGAGACGATATATCTTCAGTTTTATTCCCACTATTATATGATTCAAATTTAGAAAGGCTGCTCTTGCTGCTTCTTCATCCCATAGAATATTAAGAAATGGATACGGGGAAAGTGGATAGAAGTTTCAAAACACAGCTAAATTACATGGattttttgtatgttattttAGACATGCAATTTTGCTTAGGagtttaaaatgattaaaactcaaattttgCTTAAAGTTTGTTTACCTAATTCTTGTTTCTCCAAATAATTTTACCTTCTCTAAATTTCACATtacaattcaatttcaaaataggTATTGCCTTCTTTGAGAGAAAAACATGACGAGTTTATGTTGCGAGAGCTGGTAAAAAGGTGGTCAAATCATAAGGTCATGGTCAGATGGTTGTCAAGATTCTTCCATTACCTTGACCGGTATTTCATTGCCCGGAGATCTCTGCCGGGGCTTAATGAAGTTGGACTAACTTGCTTCCGCGATCAGGTAATTTACAGTtctccttctcttttctcttttcatcaaaaaatttgTTTGTATGATCATCCATTAAAACATTTCCACCTGATCCCTTGGTTAAAGCACTGAGTTCAGCTCATCGCTtctatattgttttttttaaattctgttTTCTGGGTTTTGCCTCTTCTAGAACTTGGTTTTCAGTTTGACAGTATACTAGCTCAACTGCTGCCACATTCTTTTACGAAAATGATAGTCCCTCCATCCCAATTATGGGAAGGTGTTTGACTGGGCACGGAGTTTAagggaaaagaaagaattttgaaaCTTGTGGTATGAAGTAAGCTATAAAAACTTTAGTAAAACAAGAAGTTTTAAGTTAAATTGTTAGTAATATGTAATATGGAAAGATGTCCCTTCTAACAAAGAAAAGAGTATCATATATTGGGACAGAAATAATATCTTACTGCGactgttttctattttaggTCTACCAAGAGTTGAATGGAAAAGTCAGGGATGCTGTTATATCTCTGGTACCCCTTCTGTCTTGCTTTGAGTTCtctctatcattttttttccatttgatTGAGCAATAACATTCCTCTAACCAGATTGATCAAGAGCGTGAGGGAGAGCAAATTGACAGAGCTCTACTTAAGAACGTGCTTGATATATTTGTTGAAATTGGGATGGGGTTAATGGATTATTATGAGAATGATTTTGAAGCTGCAATGCTCAAGGACACAGCGGCTTATTATTCTCGCAAAGCTTCTAATTGGATCCTCGAAGATTCATGTCCGGATTATATGCTGAAAGTTAGTATACTGCGTATGCAACCCCTTAATTCTGCCATTCTTTCGCTGTTGCTTCTTCTGCCTGTCCTTTTTCTGGTTAACGTCCACATGTTAAGCTTCATAATCATGTCAATGTTCCTTTAGGCCGAGGAGTGCTTGAAACGGGAGAAGGATAGGGTCTCTCATTATCTCCATTCAAGCAGCGAGACGAAGTTGCTTGAGGTTCATTCTAGCTCTTGAATCTTTATTCTTTACTGGAACTTTAGCCTTTAAAATGGAGGATGTCGCTATCAGTTTTTATTGTTCACATCTACTTTTTTCTGGATCTAGCCTGTCAACTTTTAATTAGCTGCAACTTTACTATCACCTTTCTGCAGAAAGTGCAACATGAGTTGTTGTCTGTGTATGCCACTCAACTTCTTGAGAAGGAGCACTCTGGATGCCATGCGTTACTGAGAGATGATAAGGTAGTTAACAGCATCTTAATGACCatgtttctgatttttttttgtaataattgaCACAatcatgattattttattaggtTGAAGATTTATCAAGGATGTATAGGCTCTTTTCTAAGATTTCTCGAGGCTTAGACCCTGTGGCCAATATTTTTAAGCAGGTTTGTGATCTCATGACTCATTCTCGATTGTATGCCTATAAGTTACTTCATGTATCCTTCTTTTTAATCTGAATGCAGCATGTTACTGCTGAAGGTACAGCTTTGGTAAAACAGGCTGAAGATGCTGCTAGCAATAAAAAGGTTTGTATAGTCTAtcctttttcaaattctttgGTCTTGAGAAATTTGGTTCTTCCTTATTTGGCTTTTATACACTTTGACTTGACCTGGAACCAGTCAAACTAGAAGTTTTTGCTATTTAAATGTGCAAAGTTACTTGTGTTCAAGTGTCTGATCAacttaatttcatattttaacaCAACATTTATGTCATCAATCTTTAGAGAAGGATCAATTCAAAGGGTGATACATAAATTCAGCTCGTTAAAGGGAGGCTGAAACCTTAGAGTTCATTAAAAATAGAACTCCAATCTCTACAACTCTTCAAAGGGAGACTGAAGCCTTAGAGTTTAATGGAAGAGAGAACTCTAATCTTTTGCTTTTTGCTTAAATATGACATACTGATTTATTCATCAAAAGCCCCTTAAATAGGAGTCTTATTACATCAATAGGAAGTCTAATTCTTATGGAAGTAACCTAAATCCTATTCCAAACTATTAACATAAACCCCATTCTAGAAGAATAGATGAAGTTACTtaacttataaataaataataattcaaatctaaaaaatataattaaatacttaaattaATTACTTCCTCACATCCACAACATCAACACTTTAAGTTCAAAAGCTATCTACTCTAGCACCCTAGTCTTGAAATCTACAAAATAGCCCCTACCACCAAAATTTTAGAATATACAAACTAACCACTTTCTACAAATATTTTACATCCctatttagaaattaaaaaaaaaaaatcacaaaatccATTTCTTTCCCTCCAAAACCTCTTCTCTTGCCAATTTTTTGTCGTTCAGCTCGATTTCCGGCCAAAAATTGGAACTTTTCTCTGGAAAATTACTCCACATGAAGAAAATCTCCTCAAGATCAGCCATTGTAGTTCCCCATTGTTGTAGAAGCTCGAGATATTTTATCCACTATAGAAGAAGCTCGTTTTTCCGGCAGCCTCATTACAGTGGTTTTCCAGCTCTTATGTTATATTTCACCATTTCAGTAGCTTATCTGACCTGTAAGAGATCTATCCCGGTGGTTCTCTTTTTTCTAGTATTTCACAATCATCAAGCAGTGTGCAATAGCATTGATCATTACTTGTTTATTATGTCGTTTGCTGAATATAGTGGTGATTATGGTAGTGAGTGGGAGGAGACGTCAAAATGTTGGAAGTGGAACTCTATGAGTAAGGTGACAGTGTCCATTGTCCTGTGTCGCTATTTACCATATGATGACATGGTTGACGGAATAATTGAATGCAGGGAATTAAATTGTGAGCCTAGCAACTTGATCATTAGTTCTTTGATGAATGCTTAGGGAAAAATTCATCCATCTTCCATAACAAATGATAAGCAGGGGCAGGGGTGTGCTTGCTTGATGTTGTCCCTGATGGTTGTAGACTAGTTTTTTATGGGTTAAAGTTGTTGAGAggcatgaagaagaagaaggttcAACACTATTAGGTGTTGGTGGGGGTATTGTCCCTAGAAAATGCTTGATATAAATATCAAAGAAAGGGAAAATCCATTCATTAGAAAGCTCATGTTGCTTCACAATACATCAAGTAAAAAGTGATTGTAAACTCGGTGAAAAAAGTAATTGACAACAAGTTCAAGGACCTTTCTATAAAAACAGCAGTTCCTTGAAAAGGGGAGATGACTGCTAGAATATGTTGTGTATGACATCTTAAGTTGTCAGTTTGTGAGACTAGCCATTTTGTTGCTGATCAGAGCATCttgctattttattttattatggtTTCCCACTCGGTGTTCAGTACCTGCATTGTGGCTTGTGTAAATCCAGACTCGCGCTGAGATGTCTCACACCGGGGGTAAAGCACTTCATCATAAATACGACTCCTTAACTAAGGGAACTCAGACCGGAGAACTGATTAAGGAGTACTTACTACTCTACACAACCCTTGTTCGTAGCATATTGCTATTCTGCTTATTTTAATTTCCAGTTTGTGCTTTTAATGAGTGTTGTTCAATGATTTCTTGTTATTATATCTTCTCTTTTGTATCAAAAGCATGAAGTCACAAAGTTTGACTTCATCTCGGTGATTGTTTTGtttcatttactttatttgttctTCGGTATATGGTCATTCATAATTTGGTGGTTGGAAATGTTACTTCAAAAGATGGTAAAAGTTTCTTTAAAGCAGAACCCCCCACCGAATTCTGTACTTATCTTAAAGTAAGAGTATGAGCAGTTCCTTACGGAACCAACAAGTTCTTTTTGTCGCATTTCcttcttttatgtattttaatttttcaccttTTGCTTGTTAGAACAATGTCAAAATTAATTCATCTCATCTTTTTGGGGATGATTCTCTAAAAGATGAGACTGATATTTCATTGTGAATGCATTTAATATAATTGCTCAATGTCTTGCATTCTTTCTGATCAACTAGTGTTCTTCAACAGGCAGAGAAGAGAGATGTGGTTGGTTTGCAGGAACAGGTAATCCCTTAGTAGATTTGTTATCTGACCCTTGAATATGTTTTCGGCGATTAAATTACTTCTGAATTTTCAGGTTTTTGTTCGGAAAGTGATTGAACTTCATGATAAATATTTGGCGTATGTGAATAACTGTTTCCAAAACCACACACTTTTTCACAAGGTATGTGTTGGAGCGAAGGATAGTTGTCTAATTTAATTGTTCTACTCTGTGCATTAGGGTAAAAGTAAATTGCTAATATCTATCCCCTTTGTCATTTTCTAGGCACTTAAAGAAGCTTTTGAGCTTTTCTGCAACAAGGGTGTTGCTGGTAGCTCAAGCGCTGAACTTCTTGCCACCTTCTGTGACAACATTCTCAAAAAAGGCGGGAGTGAGAAATTGagtgatgaagctattgaagaAACGTTGGAAAAGGTGAGCTCTAGATCTATAGATCCCCTTCCCTTCTTTTCCTCTAGAGCATTTGCTTTTTCTTCGTACTACTGGAGCTGGAGAAAGCTGATAATAGATCTCTCTTGCAGGTGGTAAAGCTACTAGCTTATATTAGTGATAAGGACTTGTTTGCAGAATTCTATAGGTAGAGTTACCTCTACTGTGTATCTCAATCACTACTTGAATAGTAGCTTCTTCCCGTTACAAGTTTATgacttcctctttttttttattcaggaAAAAGCTAGCCCGGCGGTTGTTATTTGATAAGAGTGCCAATGATGAACATGAAAGAAGTATCCTAACAAAGTTGAAGCAGCAGTGTGGGGGGCAGTTCACATCAAAGATGGAGGGAATGGTAAGCTATCTAGATCAATTATGCTGAATTTGAGACTATGTTCTCTGGTGAcattcttcttctctttctgtAGGTCACAGATTTGACATTGGCAAGGGAAAATCAAGCCAGCTTTGAGGAGTATTTGAGCAATAATCCAATAGCAAATCCAGGAATTGACTTGACGGTGACTGTCTTGACTACTGGCTTCTGGCCTAGCTACAAGTCTTTTGATCTCAACCTCCCAGCAGAAATGGTAAAtcatatcaatattttaattggCATTACGCAGTTGATTTCATCTTTGTTTTGATCCTTATTCCTCTTGCTGAAGTTCTTCTCTTAGGCAAACAATGATGCATGTTATTTTGCTTGAATCGTTTTTCTCCTCAAACGTCCTTGTCATTGATTCATTTTATGCTGTGCATTGTCAGGTTAGGTGCGTTGAAGTATTCAAGGAGTTCTATCAAACAAAAACAAAGCACAGGAAACTTACGTGGATATACTCTTTGGGAACTTGCAACATAAATGGAAAATTTGAGCCAAAAACTATTGAGCTCGTTGTCACTACTTATCAGGTTGATTGTTGGCTTACTTTTTGAAATCAGATCGGCAAATATTTCTATTACGTTATCAATGAGAAAAACGAGGTTGAAACTTCTTCCTTTTCGTAGGCTTCTGCTCTGCTGCTCTTTAATGCATCAGATAGATTGAGTTATCAGGAAATCATGACGCAATTAAACCTATCAGATGATGATGTTGTTCGGCTTCTTCATTCCCTTTCATGTGCGAAGTACAAGATACTCAACAAGGAGCcaagcaccaaaacaatttCTCCGACTGATGTCTTTGAGTTCAACTCAAAGTTCACTGACAAAATGAGGAGGATCAAGGTACAATTAATGATGAGAGTAAGTTTAGCCTTTTTACTATGAATTGTTGCACTACATTACTAACACTTTGAGGATATTGTTGTAATGGGTAATGCAGATACCTCTCCCTCCTGTTGATGAGAAGAAAAAGGTAATTGAAGACGTTGACAAGGATAGGCGGTATGCTATAGATGCTTCAATTGTGCGTATTATGAAGAGCCGTAAAGTATTGGGCTACCAGCAACTAGTCATGGAGTGCGTTGAGCAGTTGGGGCGCATGTTCAAGGTATCCTTTGTGATGAACTTCTACTTCCCAATTTTAATGTTAGTTATTCAAGTTCAACTGAGCTAATTACTTTGTTTTAAATACTCCATAGCCTGATGTCAAAGCTATCAAGAAGAGAATCGAAGATTTGATAACTAGAGATTACCTAGAGAGGGACAAAGATAATCCAAACCTGTTCAAGTACTTGGCATGATTTGTGCAGATCATAGTGAATGAGTGATGTTTATATGAACTTATGCAATCGACATAGGAGGAGAAACATGCTACCCGAGATGAAGACATATTTCTGTAACTACTCCTACCTCCCTGGACCTTGGATTGCCTTGCACCAGGAGCTTGAAACATTTTGTACAAATGGTTAAGATCTCAGGAAAAAGTAGAATTGCCTCTCAGATACTTGAGATGCGATTGCCTTAACTTCTTCCAATCCTATATGGCCCTTTAGCTTGCTCTACTATGTGTTTTATCGGCTACCTGTTCGAGTTCAAGTAAATGTAATATTCTACTCAACAGCATCTTATAGTACATTCTCTGCAACCCTACTTTCTTGGTTCTTTGTAGATTGTGATTTGCAAGTTTACTGGAATTTGACCTTCATGACTGGTCCTTATGCTTTCTTTCAAACTTTGTGGACGTGGAGAACTGGTAGCTTCGCGATGGCATTCGGGCCAGAATTCAGATTATGTAGTTCTGTAGATTGGAAGATACCAGCTCGATATAGTAACGCACTTGAAGTTACTAAAATAtgctaatttaaatttttgcaaAGCTAGCTAGTATTAGGAATTATGAGAAATATCATAGGTTACATAACCTGGATAAGTTTGTTCTGGTCTCTAGACACCAATCTTCCTTGAGCGTAGCGCCAAATTTTTAGGCTCgtcaaaattcatgatatcGGTGGTGAACTTTTTGCCCTAGTATCCGTAATTTCTTTACCCTTTAAGTAAGCATTTACATGAGAGAATAAGACATCTCATCTtcactaataaaatataattttatttcttagttTTCGGATATGGAAAAGATCCTGAATCTTGTTATTTTCTATCTTCTGTTATtatatcaatttcatattctAGTTCTTATGGGCATAGCAAAAAATGTGAAGCTCGGATTAAGAAGAAAAGTAGAAGAAAGTTCTTCCCTATATAATATGGATTCACTTGATCTACTTTCGTTTTTAgtccattt comes from Solanum pennellii chromosome 1, SPENNV200 and encodes:
- the LOC107006861 gene encoding cullin-1, whose translation is MNQRSTIDLEHGWDFMQRGITKLKNILEGLPEPQFSSEDYMMLYTTIYNMCTQKPPHDYSQQLYDKYREAFEEYITTTVLPSLREKHDEFMLRELVKRWSNHKVMVRWLSRFFHYLDRYFIARRSLPGLNEVGLTCFRDQVYQELNGKVRDAVISLIDQEREGEQIDRALLKNVLDIFVEIGMGLMDYYENDFEAAMLKDTAAYYSRKASNWILEDSCPDYMLKAEECLKREKDRVSHYLHSSSETKLLEKVQHELLSVYATQLLEKEHSGCHALLRDDKVEDLSRMYRLFSKISRGLDPVANIFKQHVTAEGTALVKQAEDAASNKKAEKRDVVGLQEQVFVRKVIELHDKYLAYVNNCFQNHTLFHKALKEAFELFCNKGVAGSSSAELLATFCDNILKKGGSEKLSDEAIEETLEKVVKLLAYISDKDLFAEFYRKKLARRLLFDKSANDEHERSILTKLKQQCGGQFTSKMEGMVTDLTLARENQASFEEYLSNNPIANPGIDLTVTVLTTGFWPSYKSFDLNLPAEMVRCVEVFKEFYQTKTKHRKLTWIYSLGTCNINGKFEPKTIELVVTTYQASALLLFNASDRLSYQEIMTQLNLSDDDVVRLLHSLSCAKYKILNKEPSTKTISPTDVFEFNSKFTDKMRRIKIPLPPVDEKKKVIEDVDKDRRYAIDASIVRIMKSRKVLGYQQLVMECVEQLGRMFKPDVKAIKKRIEDLITRDYLERDKDNPNLFKYLA